In Elephas maximus indicus isolate mEleMax1 chromosome 7, mEleMax1 primary haplotype, whole genome shotgun sequence, the following proteins share a genomic window:
- the LOC126079130 gene encoding olfactory receptor 52K2-like — translation MSASNMTSTHPAAFLLMGIPGLEYLHIWISIPFCSAYTLALLGNCTLLFIIRGDAALHEPMYLFLAMSAAIDLVLSSTTLPKMLAIFWFRDRKINFYACLVQMFFHHSFSIMESAVLLAMAFDCYMAICKPLHYTMVLTGHLITRIGMAAVLRAVTLMTPLPFLLKRFHYCRGPVIAHCYCEHMAVVRLACGDTRFNNIYGIAVAMFIVVLDLLFVILSYIFILRAVLQLASQEARYKAFGACVSHIGAILAFYTPVVISSVMHCVARRAPSHVHILLANLYLFFPPMVNPIIYGVKTKQIRERVIGLFLRKDV, via the coding sequence ATGTCAGCCTCCAATATGACCTCAACTCATCCAGCTGCCTTCTTGTTGATGGGGATCCCAGGCCTGGAGTACCTGCACATCTGGATCTCCATTCCCTTCTGCTCAGCCTATACACTGGCCCTGCTAGGCAACTGCACCCTGCTCTTTATCATCCGAGGGGATGCAGCCCTCCATGAGCCCATGTACCTCTTCCTGGCCATGTCGGCAGCCATTGACCTGGTCCTCTCCTCTACAACACTGCCCAAAATGCTTGCCATATTCTGGTTCAGGGATAGGAAGATCAACTTCTATGCCTGCCTGGTTCAGATGTTCTTTCATCACTCCTTCTCCATCATGGAGTCAGCAGTGCTGCTGGCCATGGCCTTTGATTGCTATATGGCCATCTGCAAGCCCTTGCACTACACCATGGTGCTGACTGGGCACCTAATTACCAGGATTGGCATGGCTGCTGTACTCCGAGCTGTGACACTAATGACTCCACTCCCTTTCCTACTCAAACGCTTCCACTATTGCCGAGGCCCAGTGATTGCCCACTGCTACTGTGAACACATGGCTGTGGTAAGGCTGGCCTGTGGAGACACACGCTTCAACAATATCTATGGCATTGCTGTGGCCATGTTTATTGTGGTATTGGATCTGCTGTTTGTTATCCTATCTTACATCTTTATCCTTCGGGCAGTTCTACAGCTTGCTTCTCAGGAGGCTCGCTATAAGGCATTTGGGGCATGTGTCTCTCACATAGGTGCCATTCTAGCCTTCTACACACCTGTGGTCATCTCCTCAGTCATGCATTGTGTGGCCCGCCGGGCTCCTTCCCATGTCCACATTCTTCTTGCTAACTTGTATCTGTTTTTCCCACCCATGGTCAACCCTATCATCTATGGCGTCAAGACAAAGCAGATTCGTGAGCGAGTCATAGgactattcctaagaaaggatGTGTAA